The following coding sequences lie in one Labrus bergylta chromosome 13, fLabBer1.1, whole genome shotgun sequence genomic window:
- the dhrs12 gene encoding dehydrogenase/reductase SDR family member 12: MSIYRNAVWFMKGLQEYTKSGYEAAAKHFAPADLDVNLSGRSFMITGANSGIGKATAQEIANRGGTVHMVCRNKGRADAAKEEIVEKSKNQDVHVHVVDMSSARQVWAFALNFTESNTLHVLINNAGCMVNQRELTEEGLEKNFATNTLGTYILTTALIPALEKVEDARVVTVSSGGMLTQKMNVDDLQFEKGTFDGTMAYAQNKRQQVILTERWASEHKKIHFSSMHPGWADTPAVQTSMPSFHAKMQSKLRTEAMGADTAVWLAMSPAAIKQPSGLFFQDRKAVATHLPLAYSRSTPQDEQKLLTALKEFADKFKP, from the exons ATGTCGATCTACAGGAATGCCGTTTGGTTCATGAAGGGACTCCAGGAGTATACAAA GAGTGGCTATGAAGCTGCAGCGAAGCATTTTGCTCCAGCTGACCTGGACGTGAACCTGAGCGGCAGGTCCTTCATGATCACGGGAGCAAACAGCGGGATAGGGAAAGCCACAGCGCAGGAAATCGCCAACAGAG gAGGAACGGTTCACATGGTGTGTCGAAACAAAGGCCGAGCAGATGCAGCAAAAGAAGAAATAGTAGAAAAGAGTAAAAACCAG gatgTTCACGTCCACGTGGTCGACATGTCGAGTGCAAGACAGGTGTGGGCGTTTGCTCTGAACTTCACAGAAAGTAACACCCTTCATGTGCTG ATAAACAACGCAGGCTGTATGGTGAACCAGAGAGAGTTGACTGAGGAGGGCTTGGAGAAGAACTTTGCCACAAATACACTCG GTACGTACATCCTGACCACGGCGTTGATACCTGCTCTGGAGAAGGTGGAAGACgcgagagtg GTTACCGTTTCATCAGGCGGCATGCTCACACAGAAGATGAACGTGGACGACCTGCAGTTTGAGAAGGGGACGTTCGACGGCACCATGGCCTACGCTCAGAACAAA AGACAGCAGGTGATTCTGACGGAGAGGTGGGCTTCTGAGCACAAAAAGATCCACTTCTCCTCCATGCACCCTGGGTGGGCAGACACACCAG CGGTCCAGACGTCCATGCCTTCTTTTCACGCTAAGATGCAGTCCAAACTGAGGACCGAGGCCATGGGGGCGGACACGGCCGTGTGGCTCGCCATGTCTCCCGCCGCCATCAAGCAGCCGAGCGGACTCTTCTTCCAGG ATCGTAAAGCGGTGGCCACTCACCTCCCTCTGGCCTACTCCAGGTCGACGCCGCAGGACGAGCAGAAACTTCTGACAGCACTGAAGGAGTTCGCCGATAAGTTTAAACCTTAA